The proteins below are encoded in one region of Maribacter aestuarii:
- a CDS encoding dicarboxylate/amino acid:cation symporter yields MIDFRPLNNLSVHLDHLIKGRLWLKVIIGLVVGAGIGVLLNPSVGLLSETVSLRLADWLDLPGQIFMRLVQMIMIPLIFTSIITGIVSNSSDNLKTFGLRLSLYFILTTAIAIMIGLVVTFIFKPGQYIFKLGGFPNSGESQITPADKTNLIEDIPNAISNLIPSNPLESILTGEMLGVVIFTIIIGVAITQLRQETASPIIRFSEAIQKICMIIVSWAMLLVPYAVFGLMAALLSRTSVQIFLGLGYYIIVVVLGLMILLVFYLLVALVVTRKNPLKFLKAIREPLLLAFSTASSAAVMPLSMKTADEKLGVSSNISDFVIPVGATINMDGTALFQCVTTLFLAQAYGIELTIMSLLLITFTVVAASIGTPAIPGGGVIILASVLQSAGIPVDGLLIIIGIDRILGMFRTAVNVTGDLTACLVFEKLIEAKSNADILADNNQTALKNSS; encoded by the coding sequence ATGATTGATTTCAGACCGCTCAATAATTTGTCGGTTCATTTAGATCATCTTATAAAAGGCCGCTTATGGCTCAAGGTAATTATTGGCCTAGTTGTAGGAGCGGGAATCGGAGTGCTACTCAATCCATCTGTAGGGTTGCTTTCAGAGACTGTTAGTTTGCGCCTTGCCGATTGGCTCGACCTGCCAGGTCAAATTTTTATGCGTTTGGTTCAAATGATCATGATTCCATTGATATTTACATCAATTATTACAGGAATTGTGAGTAACAGTTCAGATAATCTTAAAACCTTTGGTCTTCGACTATCGCTATATTTCATTTTAACTACTGCTATTGCCATCATGATAGGCCTGGTCGTAACATTTATTTTTAAACCTGGCCAGTATATTTTTAAGCTAGGTGGATTTCCAAATAGTGGCGAAAGTCAAATAACACCCGCTGATAAAACCAACCTTATTGAGGATATCCCAAATGCGATATCAAACCTTATCCCAAGTAATCCCCTAGAGTCCATCTTGACTGGTGAAATGTTGGGCGTTGTAATTTTTACGATTATTATTGGTGTAGCCATTACCCAACTCCGTCAGGAAACAGCAAGCCCTATCATTCGTTTCTCGGAGGCCATTCAGAAAATCTGTATGATTATAGTATCGTGGGCCATGCTGCTGGTGCCCTATGCTGTATTTGGCTTGATGGCAGCCTTACTATCCAGGACAAGTGTTCAAATATTCCTTGGTTTGGGATATTATATTATCGTAGTTGTGCTGGGTCTGATGATATTATTGGTATTCTATTTGTTGGTTGCCTTGGTCGTTACCAGGAAAAACCCCCTCAAGTTCTTGAAGGCGATAAGGGAACCACTACTATTGGCATTCTCCACTGCCAGTTCAGCAGCCGTTATGCCTCTTTCCATGAAAACAGCAGATGAAAAATTGGGGGTTTCCTCTAATATCAGTGATTTCGTCATCCCGGTCGGCGCCACCATTAACATGGATGGAACGGCATTGTTCCAATGCGTAACAACTTTATTTCTGGCTCAGGCCTATGGCATTGAATTGACAATAATGAGCCTTCTGTTAATTACTTTTACCGTTGTGGCCGCCTCTATAGGAACACCGGCAATTCCTGGAGGTGGAGTTATTATACTTGCTTCAGTATTGCAAAGTGCAGGAATTCCGGTTGATGGTCTACTCATTATTATTGGAATAGACCGGATTCTGGGTATGTTTAGAACCGCAGTGAATGTAACGGGAGATTTGACGGCATGCTTAGTATTTGAAAAACTTATTGAAGCCAAATCGAATGCTGATATATTAGCGGACAATAACCAAACTGCATTGAAAAATAGTTCGTAA
- a CDS encoding VIT1/CCC1 transporter family protein: protein MGKEVENTKTIDNYLDSHYIHRSNWLRAAVLGANDGILSTASIAIGVAAASDSRETILLATLAGLVAGALSMAAGEYVSVSSQTDVEKADIEREKQELEETPEVELQILAQIYEKRGLKKKTAQNVAKELTEHDALGAHIRDELGINEISQANPIQAAFASGAAFTVGGLLPLLVVLFLSLESIEYTLYGFALFFLILLGALAAKTGGSSVGKAVARITFWGTVAMGLTALVGYLFNVNVV, encoded by the coding sequence ATGGGAAAGGAAGTGGAAAATACAAAGACCATCGACAATTATTTAGACAGTCACTACATCCATCGTAGTAATTGGCTAAGAGCAGCAGTTTTAGGCGCAAATGATGGTATCTTATCAACTGCAAGTATAGCAATCGGGGTCGCCGCAGCAAGTGATAGTAGGGAGACTATTTTATTGGCAACCTTAGCGGGGCTGGTTGCCGGTGCATTATCGATGGCCGCTGGGGAATATGTTTCGGTCAGTTCTCAAACAGATGTTGAAAAGGCAGATATTGAACGCGAAAAACAGGAATTGGAAGAAACGCCGGAAGTTGAGTTGCAAATACTAGCGCAGATTTATGAAAAAAGAGGCCTAAAAAAGAAAACTGCCCAAAACGTTGCAAAAGAACTAACAGAGCACGATGCCCTTGGGGCACATATTCGAGACGAATTGGGTATCAACGAAATAAGTCAGGCTAACCCCATACAGGCTGCTTTTGCTTCAGGTGCGGCATTTACCGTTGGTGGACTATTACCATTACTAGTTGTACTTTTTTTGTCATTAGAAAGCATAGAGTATACGCTTTATGGTTTTGCCCTTTTCTTTTTGATTTTATTAGGGGCACTTGCCGCTAAAACTGGAGGTTCCAGTGTAGGTAAAGCAGTCGCTCGGATTACGTTTTGGGGAACTGTGGCTATGGGGTTAACGGCATTGGTTGGCTATCTGTTTAATGTGAATGTCGTATAA
- a CDS encoding DinB family protein, with the protein MKTKTELFLELWQEARTRFSNQLVKLSQDDLKRKLPPSVNSVGFLIRHIGDVELLFAKNVFGAKEVRVTAKTVIAQKDTGEWTNLDELREYVNRAAQTLKSIVKEQTDTDWETTITTKEFGTKTKAQAFGRIVSHTNHHAGQMAIIIKYGV; encoded by the coding sequence ATGAAAACCAAAACAGAACTATTTTTAGAATTGTGGCAGGAAGCCCGAACACGGTTTTCAAATCAACTTGTAAAACTTTCCCAAGATGACCTGAAAAGGAAACTCCCGCCATCAGTGAATAGTGTCGGATTTCTAATTCGACATATTGGGGACGTCGAATTGCTCTTTGCAAAAAACGTCTTTGGTGCCAAGGAAGTTAGGGTTACTGCGAAAACTGTGATTGCCCAGAAAGATACAGGCGAATGGACAAACTTGGACGAGTTAAGGGAATATGTAAACCGTGCAGCCCAAACCCTAAAATCCATTGTAAAGGAACAAACAGACACGGATTGGGAAACAACTATCACAACAAAGGAATTCGGTACTAAAACCAAGGCCCAGGCATTTGGAAGAATCGTATCGCACACCAACCATCATGCAGGGCAAATGGCGATTATTATTAAATATGGAGTTTAA